In Arachis hypogaea cultivar Tifrunner chromosome 2, arahy.Tifrunner.gnm2.J5K5, whole genome shotgun sequence, a genomic segment contains:
- the LOC112746234 gene encoding uncharacterized protein has product MPAPTPFTSASAMIRRRLLQSTRTRGGASSGPSRWTSPGHEETPKGLLFNRTPPPPGQSRKWEDWELPCYVTSFLTIVILGVGLNAKPDLTIETWAHEKALERLKMENSLAASTGATTTTTDNNNNNSDNGDNVEDVPHSES; this is encoded by the coding sequence ATGCCAGCTCCAACACCTTTCACGAGCGCATCGGCCATGATCCGCCGCCGCCTCCTTCAATCCACCCGCACGCGCGGAGGTGCATCCTCCGGGCCTAGCCGCTGGACAAGCCCGGGCCATGAGGAAACTCCCAAGGGCCTTCTCTTCAACCGCACCCCTCCTCCCCCGGGTCAGTCCCGCAAGTGGGAGGATTGGGAGCTTCCTTGCTACGTCACCAGCTTCCTCACCATCGTCATCCTCGGCGTCGGGCTCAACGCCAAGCCCGACCTCACCATCGAGACCTGGGCCCACGAGAAGGCCCTCGAGCGCCTCAAGATGGAGAACAGCCTCGCCGCCTCAACCGGAGCAACAACCACCACTAccgacaacaataacaacaacagcgATAACGGCGATAACGTTGAAGATGTGCCCCACTCTGAGTCTTGA